GTGCGCTTTCGGTGACGGATGCGCTTGTTCTGGGCGCGCTGGCGGGCGTGTGCGGGCAGATTTCCGATCTGGCCGAATCGGTGATAAAACGCAGCGCCGGCGTGAAGGACTCGTCCAACCTGCTGCCCGGCCACGGCGGCGTGCTTGACCGGTTCGATTCGTATCTGCTGCTTGCGCCGGTCTATTACTACGCGCTTGTTTTTATGGGTAAATGAAATGAAAAGAATAGTGCTTCTGGGTTCCACAGGTTCCATAGGCGTATCCGCGGCTGACGTGGTGCGCGGGCTGGGCGAAGGGTACGAGCTTATAGGGCTTGCCGCCAATTCGCACGACGCGCTGGTGCTTGCTCAGGCCGCGGAGTTCAAACCCCGATGGGTCACGCTGGCCGACCCGGCGGCTTCGGCGCGGCTGGCGGGCAGGCTCCCGCCCGGCGTGAAGCTGCTGCCGCCCGGCGCGGCAAGCCTTGTGGAAATGGCCTGCCACCCGGACACAGATCTGGTGGTTAGCGGCCTGGTCGGCGCGGCCGGTTTTGAGCCTTTGATGGCGGCCGTGCGCGCGGGCAAAACCATAGCGCTCGCCAACAAGGAGCCTATGGTGATGGCCGGCGCGGCGATTATGGAGCAATGCGTTAAACACGGCGCGAAAATTATCCCCGTAGACTCGGAGCCGTCGGCGGTGTTTCAGTGTCTTGAAGGCGCGGACGACGGCGATTACCGCGCCGCGGCCAGGGCGATAGCGCGGGTGTTTCTTACCGCTTCGGGCGGCCCGTTTCTAAATTATAAAGGAAAGCTGGACGAGGTTACCCCCGCGCAGGCGTTAAAGCATCCGCGCTGGAAAATGGGCCCGAAAATCACCATTGATTCCGCCACCCTGATGAATAAAGGGTTTGAGGCTATTGAGCTGATGAATATGTTCGGGCTGCGGCGCGAGCAGGTCCGCACGGTAATACATCCGCAATCGGTCATCCATTCGG
The DNA window shown above is from Elusimicrobiaceae bacterium and carries:
- the dxr gene encoding 1-deoxy-D-xylulose-5-phosphate reductoisomerase, with the translated sequence MKRIVLLGSTGSIGVSAADVVRGLGEGYELIGLAANSHDALVLAQAAEFKPRWVTLADPAASARLAGRLPPGVKLLPPGAASLVEMACHPDTDLVVSGLVGAAGFEPLMAAVRAGKTIALANKEPMVMAGAAIMEQCVKHGAKIIPVDSEPSAVFQCLEGADDGDYRAAARAIARVFLTASGGPFLNYKGKLDEVTPAQALKHPRWKMGPKITIDSATLMNKGFEAIELMNMFGLRREQVRTVIHPQSVIHSAVEYEDSSVLAQLSLPDMRLPIQYAITWPGRRKSPVAPLNLFELGRLEFFEPDFSRFPCLALAEESYRRGGTYPAAASAADEVAVDAFLKGRLKFTGIAGVVEYVLNRHDGGSGSPSLDAAVNADEAARRLAGEAVSAA